The sequence GCTGGCGCTGTCCGAGGACCGCGCGGCCAGGGACGAGGCGTCGGCCGAGGCGTCGGAGCCCTCATCGTCCGAGCCGCCGAGCCGCTCCTTGGCGGAGTCCGCAGCGCCGGCCACGGCCTCCTGGGCCTTCGAGGCGACCTCGGGTCCCTTCTCCTTGACGGTCGAGGCGGTGTCCTGCGCGACCTTCGTCGCGGTCTCCTTGGCCTGGGTGGCGCGGCGCTGCACCTCGGGATCCTCGGCGACGCGGTGGGCGGTGCGCTCGAGCGATTCGTAGGGTCCGCGGCCGGCGCGGGAGCCGATCACGAAGCCGATCGCGAGTCCGGCCAGGAAAATGAACTTCTTCATCACTGCCTCCAGCATCGTCGGGGGATGTGACTGCATCGTGCCACAGGCCCCCACCGCGGCGAGGTCGCACCGACCGACCGGTCCCGCGAGGGCGGGGCCGCGGGAGTGCCGCCTCGTCGGTCTGCGTCGGTCCTCGTCGGCCCGCTCCGAGAGGCCGGCGCCGGCCTGTGCCGGGCCCTTCGGAGCTCACCGCCGGGGCCGAGAGGACATACGATCAGGGCACGGCGACGGCGTGGTCCCCCGGGACCGTCCGCTCGCCGCCGCACTGCACCGTCGCCGTGATCCCGAACGAGGAGAAGACTCCGTTGTCCCCCGTGCACCCCTCGCAGTCCCCGCTCGATGACCCCCGCCGCATCCCGACCGTCGAGGACGTCGCGGCGCAGGTGCGCTCCTGGGTGGACGCCGCCGCCACCCGCCCCGTGCCGGGCGCGGCGACGATGCTCTCGGACCTGCTGCGGGACCCGAAGGGCCTGGACTTCACCCTCGCCTTCGTCGACCGGGTGATCCGTCCGGAGGATCCGCGGGCCGCCGCGGTGGAGCTGCGCCGGCTCGCGCAGGATCCGCCGGCCTTCCTGCCCGCGCCGCTGCGGCGCGCGGTCGCCCTCGGAGGCGCCGCCTCGCGCCTCGCCCCCTCGGTCGTGGTCCCCACCGCGCAGGCGGCGATGCGGCGGATGGTGGGGCATCTGATCCTCGATGCGCGGCCCGGCCCGCTGGGGGCCTCGATCACGCGCCTGACGGCGGACGGCACGCATCTCAACATCAATCTGCTGGGCGAGGCCGTGCTCGGCGCGCAGGAGGCGGCCCGACGGCTCGAGGGGGTGCGCGAGCTGGTGGCCCGGCCCGACGTCGACTACGCCTCCATCAAGGTCTCCTCGATCGTCGACCATCTGCCGCTGTGGGCCGCGGCGGAGACCGTCGACCACATCGTCGAGACGCTGCTGCCGCTGTACCTCGAGGCCGCCCGCGCCGAGCGTCCCACCTTCCTCAACATGGACACGGAGGAGTACCGCGACCTGGAGCTGACCCTGCAGGTCTTCGAGAAGCTGCTGGACCGCCCGGAGCTCGCCATGTTGCAGGCCGGGATCGTGCTGCAGGCCTACCTGCCCGACGCCCCCTCCGCCATGTCCCGGCTGCGTCGCTTCGCCGAACGTCGCATCGCGGAGGGCGGGGCACCGATCAAGGTGCGTCTGGTCAAGGGCGCCAACCTCTCGATGGAGCAGGTGGACGCCTCGGTGCACGGCTGGCCCCAGGCCCCGCTGCTGTCGAAGGAGGAGACCGACGCGCAGTACAAGCGCATGCTGCTCGAGGCGCTGGACCCCGAGAAGCTCGCCGCCGTGCATCTCGGGGTCGCAGGCCACAACCTCTTCGACGTCGCCTTCGCGCATCTGCTGATGCGCGAGCGCGCCATCCCCACCGGGCCCGGGCACGGCGTCGAGTTTGAGATGCTCGCCGGCATGGCCCCGGGCCAGCAGGCGGTGGTGCGCGAAGCGACCGGCACCATGCGGCTGTACGTGCCGGTCGTCCATCCCCGCCACTTCGACGTCGCCGTCTCCTACCTGGTGCGCCGCCTCGAGGAGAACGCCTCCTCGCAGAACTTCCTCTCGGCCGCGTTCGAGCTGGACAGCTCCGAGGAGCTCTTCTCCCGCGAGCAGGACCGCTTCGCGCGGGCGCTCGAGCGTGCCCTGCGCGAGACCTCGGTGGCGACCCATCGCGACCAGGACCGCCGCGACGAGGCCCGTGACGCGCACGGGGTCGTGCCCCTCGGCTCCCCGGCGCTGCCGGCGGTGCCCGGCGCCTTCCGCAACACTCCCGACACGGACCTGTCGACTCCCGCGAACCAGGAGTGGGCCGCTCGGATCACCCACCGCATCCGCGGCTCCGAGCTCGGTGAGGCCGAGGCACGCGCCGCCCGCCGCGAGAGCGTCGAGGAGGTCGACGCCACGCTCACGGCGGCGCTCGAGGCGCAGCCCGCGTGGGAGGCGCTCGGCGTGGAGAAACGGGCGACGATCCTGCGCCGGGTGGCGGGCACCCTCGCCGCGCACCGGGCCGAGCTGCTGGAGGTGATGGCCGCAGAGACCGGCAAGACCCTCGAGCAGGGCGATCCCGAGGTCAGCGAGGCGATCGACTTCGCGCTCTTCTACGCGGAGCAGGCCGAGCAGCTGGCAGCGCTCGAGGACCTGAGAGCGCAGGCAAGGCCGCTGACCCTGGTCACCCCGCCGTGGAACTTCCCCGTCGCGATCCCCACCGGCGGGACGCTCGCCGCGCTCGTCACCGGCAGCGCCGTGATCATGAAGCCGGCGCCCCAGTCCCGCCGCTGCGGAGCGCTCATCGGGCGCCTGCTGCACGAGGCCGGTGTGCCCGATGGGGTGTTCACCCTCGTCGACGTGCCGGAGGACGAGGTGGGGCGGTCCCTGATCGCCGATCCGCGGGTGTCCCAGCTGATCCTCACCGGTGCCTCGGACACCGCGGCGCTGTTCGCCTCCTGGCGGCCGGAGCTGCGGATCCTCGCCGAGACCAGCGGCAAGAACTCCATCATCGTGACCCCGCAGGCGGATCTCGACCTGGCCGCCCACGACGTCGCCGCGAGCGCCTTCGGGCATGCGGGTCAGAAATGCTCGGCGGCCTCGCTCGTGATCACCGTCGGCTCGGTCACCACCTCGCGCCGCTTCTCGGCCCAGCTGGCCGACGCAGTGCTGAGCCTGCACGTGGGGATGCCCACCGACCCGACCGTGCAGATGGGTCCGGTGATCGAGCCGCCCGGGGAGAAGCTCCGCTCGGGGCTCACCGAGCTCGCGGAGGGCGAGACGTGGCTGTCCCGTCCGCGGCAGCTGGACGAGGGCGGTCGAGTCTTCTCCCCGGGCGTGCGCACCGGGGTGCAGGAGGGGTCGGCGTTCCACCTCACCGAGTACTTCGGGCCGGTGCTCGGCGTGATCCACGCCGAGACGCTCGAGGAGGCGGTGCGGATCCAGAACGGCACGGCCTTCGGGCTCACCGCCGGGCTGCACTCCCTGGAGCCCTCGGAGATCGCCTGGTGGACCGAGCACGTGGAGGCCGGGAACCTCTACGTCAACCGCGGCATCACGGGGGCGATCGTGCAGCGGCAGCCCTTCGGCGGCTGGAAGCGCTCCGCGATCGGGCAGACCGCCAAGGCCGGCGGCCCGAACTATCTCGTGCACCTGATGGACTGGGCCGACGCCGCGGCCGTGCCGGACGCTCTCGCCGAGGCGGACGCCTGGCTGGCCGAGGCCCGGCACAGCGACCGGGAGCACTGGGCGAGCACCTTCGCCCCGCGCGACGTGCAGGACCTCCACGGCGAGATCAACCTGCTGCGGCACCTGCCGCTGCCGGTGATGGTCCGCGCGACGGAGGGGACCTCCACGCAGGAGCTGCGGCGCGTGCTGCACGCCGCCGCGACCGCCGGCGCCGAGGTGGAGGTCTCGGTCCCGCAGCAGCCGCTCGCGGACGCCGCGCTGGCCGCCGGGATCTCCGAGGCGGCGGTGCGCCTCGAGGACGCCGCCGCCTTCGCGGCCCGGGTCCCCACCCTCGAGCAGAGCCGGATCCGCCTGCTCGGCGAGGCCGACGACGCGCTGCGCCGCGCTCTCGCGGAGAGGATCGAGGTCGCCCTGTTGACGGGCGCCGTCGTGGCCAGCGGGCGCGTGGAGCTGCTGCCCTTCCTGCATGAGCAGGCGATCAGCGCCACGAACCACCGTTACGGCGATCCCCTCCCCCACGCCCTGGATCTCAACGGCGGCCGCGGCTGGGCCCGCGGCTGCGCCTGAGGACGAGGCTCAGACCGCACCGGCTCGACGGGCCTCGCTCCGGGGACGCCCGCTGCGACCCGCGGCACACCTCCCGCCCGGAGGAGGTGCCGTGGGTCGCAGCCGTTCGCGTGCCTCTGCGCCGCGAGGCGGCGGACGTCGTACCGTGCTGCGGTAGTCTCCCGCCCTCATCGAAGGACTCCGATGTCGGACAGCTCCCCGCAGCCCCGCCCCTCACGGCCCCGCGATCCCCACCTCGACAACGCCCGCGGCATCCTCATCGCGCTCGTCGTGGTGGGACACGCCATCGAATGCTTCGCGGCCGAGGCGGGCGTGCTCGGGGACACGCTGTACACGGCGATCTACTCGTTCCACATGGCCGCGTTCATCATGATCTCGGGCTTCCTCTCCCGCTCGTACCGCAACGAGCCGCGACAGGTGCGGCGGCTGCTCACGGCGATGGTGGTGCCGTACGTGCTCTTCCAGCTGATCCATGAGGCGGGGAAGGCGCTGCTGCTCGGCGAGGACTTCGAGCTGCAGATGTTCCTGCCGGCGTGGACCCTGTGGTTCCTGGTCGCCCTGGTGGCGTGGCGCCTGCTCACGCCGGTGCTGCGGCAGCTGCGCCATCCGCTGCTCTTCGCGGTGGCGATCGCCGTGATCTCCCCGCTGGACCCGGATCTCGACTCGACCTTCAGCCTGGGCCGGATCGCGCAGATGCTTCCGTTCTTCGTGCTGGGGCTGGTCACCACGCCGCAGATGCTCGAGCGCCTCCTCGCATTCCGTCACCGCTGGGCGGGGGGTGCGGTGCTCGCGGGCGTCGTCACCGTCGCTCTGCTGGTGGGCGACTGGCTGCCGCCGTCGGTGTTCTTCCTCCGCGGGCCCTACGACCTGGACGACGGCGTCCTGTCCGAGATGGTCCTGCAGGTGCTCGTGCTGCTGGCCGGCGTGGCGGGCAGCCTCTCCCTGCTGCTGGTCGCACCGCGCGGGCGCTCCGCGCTCACCGTGGTCGGCGAGCGTTCCCTGACGGTCTATCTGCTGCACCCGGTGGTGCTGCTGCCGTTCCGGTACGCAGAGCAGCTGCCGGCCTGGTGGGCGAGCTGGTGGGGCACGCTCGGGCTGGTGGCGCTCGCTCTGGTGCTGACCGCTGTGCTCGCCAGCGGCATCGTCGCTCACGCCACCCGGTGGCTCACGAATCCGCCGATCGGTCACCTGCTGGTGCGGCCGGAGCAGCCTGCGGCCCCCTCCCCCGCGCCCCGCTGACGGCGACCGTCGCAGTCGACGCCGTGTGATGCGTGATGCGTCGGACCAGGTGCCGCATTCCGACGCATCACGCAGCCTGCTGGTGCCGGTGGTGCGCAGCAGCGGAGGGGGCGGCGCGTCAGCTGGTCGAGGCGGTGCCGACGCGGGCGCCCTCCGGCACCTCGCCGCCTTCCTCGCCGAGCACCGCATCGCCGATCACGGTCACGTCGGCGCCGAAGGTCCAGTCGCCCTGCACCTCGAGGCTCGAAGCGTCCTTGAGCGAGGGCACGCCGTAGGGGAAGCGCGGCTCGAAGTCCTGGATGAGCTTGTAGGACCCGGCCTGCAGCGACACCGTCGGCACGTTCTCGACCTGCTGCACGAGCGCGGCCCGCTCGTCGAGCGCGTAGGCGTCCGAGCGCACCAGCAGCAGATCGGAGGTCGCCTTCACCGGCAGGAAGCGGTCGCGGCCCACCACGATCGCGGTCGCGCCGTCGAACACCTCGATCGCGGCGCCCATCGCGGACTCGATCTGGTAGACGGGGGTGCTGGTCTTGTCGGCCGGGTCCACCGTCTTCTCGTTGCGGATCAGCGGCAGGCCCATGATCCCGTCGCGCTCGGCGAGCACCGCCGCCATCTGCTCGAGGTCGAACCAGAGGTTGTTCGTGTGGAAGAACGGGTGGCGGTGCTCATCGGTGAAGTAGTCCATCTCCTCGGCCGGGGTCTGCGCGGTGTCGCGCAGGATGAGCCGCCCGTCGGACTTGCGCACCGCCAGGTGCCCGCCCTTGCGGTCGGCGGGCGTGCGGCGGCACAGCTCCGCGGCGTAGGGCGCGCCGGTGGCGGCGAACCAGGCGGCGATCACCGGGCTCGGGACGGTGCCGAGGTTGTCCGAGTTGGAGACGGAGGCGTACTTGAAACCGGCGTCCAGCAGCTGCTGGAGCAGGCCGGAGGTCTGCAGCGCGGTGTAGATGTCGCCGTGGCCGGGCGGGCACCACTCGAGATCAGGATCTGCCTCCCAGTCCACCGGGGTGAGGTCGTCCTGGCGGAGCTTGGGCTCCTTGTTCTGCAGGAAGTCCAGCGGCAGGTCGCCGACCGGGAGATCGGGGTACTTCGAGAGCACCTCGAGGGTGTCCTCCCGGGTGCGGAAGGAGTTCATGAAGATCAGCGGCAGACGCGACCCGGTGCCGCGACGGGCGGCGAGGACCTGCTCCACGATGATGTCCAGGAACGATTTGCCGTCCCGCACGGGCAGCAGCGACTTGGCCTGGTCCAGGCCCATCGAGGTGCCGAGCCCGCCGTTGAGGTTGATGATCGCCAGCTGGTCGAAGACCTGCTTGGCCTCGCCCACATCGATCTTCACGTCCTCGAGCAGCGGCGGGTCGAGGTACGGCTCGATCGTGTCCTCGGGGATCGTGCCGGTGACGCCGTCCTCGAGCTGACCGTAGTAATGGGAGAAGACGTCGATCGCGGTCTGTGCGACCCCGTCGTCGGCCATCTTCCTCTGCGCTGCGGCAAGTCCTTCTGTGCTCATGGGTCCAGGGTATCGGGACGGAGGCGTGCTCTGCTCCGTCCGTCCCGACCGCCCTCTGGATGTCAGCCGTCGAGCGCGAGCCGCGGCCAATGGGCGAGCGCGCGCAGCACGGACCGATCATGCGTGGCGAGCACCACGGCCGACGGGGTCTCCTCGAGCGCGTCGAGCAGGTCGTCGACGCCGCTGATCCCCAGGTGGTTGGTGGGTTCGTCGAGCAGGGCGACGTCGGGACGCTCGGTGAACAGCGCGGCCAGCGCCCGCCGTCTGCGCTCCCCCGGGCTGCCCCGATGGGGTGATCTCGCCCCGTCGTCCTCCTGCTCGAGCAGTCCGATGCGCGCATCGCTCAGACGCCGCACCGCTCCGACCGTGGGGGCCAGGTCCCCGGCCAGGACGCGCAGGAGCGTCGTCTTGCCGGCGCCGTTCGGCCCCACCACGAGCAGGCGGTCGCCACCCGCGAGGCGCAGCGAGGTGGAGGCCAGACGCGGCGGCAGCCCGGCTTCCCGCTCGACCTCCACTCCGTCGGCGCGCAGCAGAGGAGTCCCTGCCCGGGTGTCGGAGGCGGGGAGCCGGAGCCGTGGAGGCGGCGTCGGCACATCGAGCCGATGCTCCTGGAGACGATCGAGCCGATCGTTCATCGCCCGCACCACGCCCGGGGCGCGGCTCTGTCGCTGATGCCTGCCGGTGCCCTTGTCGGGTCGCCATCCCGTGGAGAGGCGGGAGCGAGCCGTCTCGGCCTGGGCCTGCAGCCGCTCGTGCTCGTCCTGCTGCGCCCGGTGGGCGGCCTCCCAGGCGGCCCGATGACGGCGTCTGGCCTGCTGCCATTGCTCCAGTCCGCCGCTGACCAGCAACGGCCGGCCGTCACTGGTCGGGTCCAGATCGAGGAACCCGGTGGCGATCTCGGCGAGCAGCGCCCTGTCGTGGGAGATGATCGCGGCCGCCCCCGGATGCTCGCGCACCGCCTGGGTCAGGTGGCCGAGCCCACGGGCGTCGAGATGGTTCGTGGGCTCGTCGAGCAGGAGCAGATCGGCCCGGGCGGCGATCACCCCCGCCAGGCGCACCCGGTAGCGCTGGCCCACGGACATCGTGTCGAGCCGGCGCCCCCGCTCGGTGATCGCGCCGACCTCCTCGAGAGCGACCTGGAGGCGGCGGGGCGCATCCCAGGCGTCGATCGCGGCGGCCGCGGCGAGGGCGTCGTCGTAGCGCTGCGCCGCGGCGGCCCCGGTGTCCTCGCCGAGCGCCGAGGCCGCCTCGTCGAGAGCGTGCAGCACGCCGAGCGGACGGGCCAGGAGCTCGTCGAGCAGTGCGCCGACGGTGCGCGGACCGGATGCGTCCACGGCCAGCTCCTGAGGCACGACGCCGAGGCTGCCGTGTCGTGCGATCGTTCCGGCATCGGGTTCGAGGTCGCCGCCGAGCGCCTCGAGGAGGGTGCTCTTGCCGCGTCCGTTCTCCCCGACCACGGCGAGGCGGTCGCCCGGAGCGAGGGTGAGGTCCACGCCGCGCAGCAACACCCGGCCGCCGCGGGCGAGGTGGAGGTCCCGGGCGCGCAGGTGCGCAGCGCCGGTGGTGGTGCGGACAGAGATGTGTGACGTCATGTCGTGCCTTCCGGTGAGCAGTCACCGGGCATGGCGGAGCGCCGCCCGGTCGGAGTCCGGACGACGGCGCGAGGGGATGTGCTGTGGCGCCGCCGTCAGCGGCGGGCGCGGGGGCGCGGCGCGACGGTCGCGAAGCACAGGCAGGAGAACGTCATGCCCCGACCGTAGAGCTCCCGCCGCGAGGCGTCACGCGAATACTCGAGGACCACCGCGGCGCCACATCGTCCGCTCGCCGCCTGCCGCCTCTGCTCGGCGTCGCCCTCCGTACGATGGCGCGATGAGCACCTCCTCCCTCACGCAGCTGCGCGACCTCATGCACGATCACCACATCCGTGCGGTGGTGTCGGATCTCGACGGGGTGCTGCGGCTCTTCGATCCGTCTCTGTGGGGCGAGCTCGACGCGATCGGCGGGGTGCCGGAGGGCACGGTCTACGAGGCGGTGCTCGGTCATCCCTTCCTCGACGAGGTGGTGCGGGGCCGTGGCACGCACCGCCAATGGTGCGAGCACGCAGCATCCGCCCTGGTGGCGGCGGGCAGCACGCCGGAGCGTGCCGACGCCGTGATCCGGGGGTGGCTGTCCTCCCCCGCCCGGATCGATCGAGAGGTCCTGGACGAGCTGGAGACGCTGCGCGCCGCGGGGACGGCGGTGTTCCTCCTGACCAACGGCACCGACCGGGTTCCCGAGGAGCTCGACGACCTGGAGATGACGCCCTTCCTCGGCCCGGGCCGACGGTTCCTGCTGAACACAGCGGATCTCGGTGCCGCCAAGCCTGACCGCGGCGCCTACGCGCTTGCGCATGCGCGGATCGAGCACGAGCTCGGCGAGAGCCTGGACGCCGAACAGGTCGCGTTCCTCGACGACTCCCCGCGGCACGTGCGCGGTGCCGCCTCCTACGGGTGGCATGCGGTGCTCCACCGCGCCGTGTGAGAACGGGGATGCCGGCCCCGTCGGAGCACGCGCCCGCCCTCCCTTAGAATCGACTGCTATGAGCACAGTCCTGTCCGCGGTCGCCTGGCCGTACGCCAATGGTCCCCGCCACATCGGCCATGTCGCCGGCTTCGGCGTCCCCTCCGACGTCTTCTCCCGGTACATGCGGATGGCGGGCCATGACGTGCTCATGGTCTCCGGCACCGACGAGCACGGCACCCCGATCCTCGTCGAGGCCGACAAGGAGGGCATCAGCGCCCGCGACCTCGCCGATCGCAACAACCGCCTCATCGTCGAGGACCTCGTCGCGCTGGGGCTGAGCTACGACCTGTTCACCCGCACCACCACCCGCAACCACCACCAGGTGGTGCAGGACATGTTCGTCACGGTGCGGGACAACGGCTACATGATCGAGCAGACCACCTCGGGGGCGATCTCCCCCTCGACGGGCCGCACCCTGCCGGATCGCTACATCGAGGGCACCTGCCCGATCTGCAGCGCCGGCGGTGCGCGCGGCGACCAGTGCGACAACTGCGGCAACCAGCTCGACCCCACCGACCTCATCGACCCCGTCTCCCGCATCAACGGCGAGACCCCGGAGTTCGTCGAGACCTCGCACTGGTTCCTGGATCTGCCGGCGCTGGCCGCAGAGCTGGGCCGATGGCTCGACGAGCGGGAGGCGACCGGGCTGTGGCGCCCGAACGTGATCCGCTTCAGCCAGAACATCCTCGAGGACATCAAGCCCCGCGCGATGACCCGCGACATCGACTGGGGCATCCCGGTGCCGGGCTGGGAGGACCAGCCGAACAAGCGCCTGTACGTGTGGTTCGATGCGGTGATCGGCTATCTCTCCGCCTCGATCGAGTGGGCCCGCCGCTCCGGCGACCCCGAGGCGTGGCGCAGGTGGTGGAACGATCCCGAGACCCTCGCCTACTACTTCATGGGCAAGGACAACATCGTCTTCCACTCGCAGATCTGGCCGGCGGAGATGATCGCCCAGAACGGGCAGGGCGACAAGGGCGGCGAGCCCGGCCGCTTCGGGGAGCTGAAGCTCCCCACCGAGGTGGTCTCCAGCGAGTTCCTCACCATGGAGGGCAAGAAGTTCTCCTCCTCGAAGGGGATCGTCATCTACGTGCGGGACGTGCTCGAGCGCTACCAGCCCGATGCGCTGCGCTACTTCATCTCCGCGGCCGGCCCGGAGAACCAGGATGCGGACTTCACCTGGGTCGATTTCGTCTCCCGCACCAACAACGAGCTGGTCGCCGGCTGGGGGAACCTCGTCAACCGCACCGCGGCGATGATCGCGAAGAACGTGGGCGAGATCCCGGAGGCCGGAGAATTCGAGGAGATCGACACCGCCCTGCTGGATCAGATCCGCGAGGGCTTCACCACGGTGGGCGGCCTCATCGAGGCGCACCGTCAGCGCGCCGCGATCGCGGAGGCCATGCGCCTGGTGGGCGAGGCGAACGCGTACGTCTCCCGCACCGAGCCGTTCAAGATGAAGGCCGAGGAGCAGCGTCCCCGCCTGCTCACGGTGCTGCATGTGCTCGCCCAGGCGGTCACCGACCTCAACACGATGCTCGCCCCCTTCCTGCCGCAGTCCGCGAACGCGGTGGAGCGGGCACTGGGCGGGCAGCGCCAGATCGCGCCGATGCCCCGCATCGAGGAGGTCGAGGATCTCGACGGCGGGCCGCGCTACCCCATCATCACCGGCGACTACACCGACGTCCCCGCCTGGGAGCACCGACCGGTCACACCCGGCCAGACGGTCGCCAAGCCCACCCCGATCTTCGTCAAGCTCGATCCGACGATCGCGGAGCAGGAGCTCGAGCGGCTCGAGGCCGCCGCGGAGGAGTGAGCACGGCCCGGCGCGGGCACCGCCTCCTGCGCACCTGACCGTCTGGCCCGTCCCCGCCCCCCACCGGGCGGTGAGGGGATACGGTGTCCGCACCGAAGCCCTCGGCGAGGAGGCGTTGCCGCCATGTCCATCCCTGAGCCACGATCCGGTGCGGGCCCCGCACCCGCCCAGCATCTGAACACGAAGGTCGTCGGGATCTCGATCGCCGCCGCCGTCGGCGGTTTCCTGTTCGGCTTCGACACCTCGGTGATCAACGGCGCGGTCAACGCGCTCTCCGACGAGTTCTCCCTCGGCGCCGGGCTCACCGGTTTCGCGGTCTCCTCGGCACTGCTGGGCTGTGCCATCGGCGCCTGGTTCGCCGGCGCCCTCTCGAACCGGTTCGGCCGGATCCCGGTGATGGTGATCGCCGCGATCCTGTTCTTCATCTCCGCGGTGGGCTCCGGTCTCGCCTTCGGGGTGTGGGATCTGATCGTGTGGCGCGTGGTGGGCGGCCTGGGCGTCGGCGCCGCGAGCGTCATCGCCCCCGCCTACATCGCCGAGGTCGCGCCCGCGAAGTTCCGCGGCCGCCTCGGTTCCCTGCAGCAGCTCGCGATCGTGCTGGGCATCTTCACGGCGCTGCTGTCGAACGCTGTCATCGCCAACTCGGCCGGAGGCTCCTCG comes from Brachybacterium faecium DSM 4810 and encodes:
- a CDS encoding methionyl-tRNA synthetase (PFAM: tRNA synthetases class I (M)~TIGRFAM: methionyl-tRNA synthetase), whose translation is MSTVLSAVAWPYANGPRHIGHVAGFGVPSDVFSRYMRMAGHDVLMVSGTDEHGTPILVEADKEGISARDLADRNNRLIVEDLVALGLSYDLFTRTTTRNHHQVVQDMFVTVRDNGYMIEQTTSGAISPSTGRTLPDRYIEGTCPICSAGGARGDQCDNCGNQLDPTDLIDPVSRINGETPEFVETSHWFLDLPALAAELGRWLDEREATGLWRPNVIRFSQNILEDIKPRAMTRDIDWGIPVPGWEDQPNKRLYVWFDAVIGYLSASIEWARRSGDPEAWRRWWNDPETLAYYFMGKDNIVFHSQIWPAEMIAQNGQGDKGGEPGRFGELKLPTEVVSSEFLTMEGKKFSSSKGIVIYVRDVLERYQPDALRYFISAAGPENQDADFTWVDFVSRTNNELVAGWGNLVNRTAAMIAKNVGEIPEAGEFEEIDTALLDQIREGFTTVGGLIEAHRQRAAIAEAMRLVGEANAYVSRTEPFKMKAEEQRPRLLTVLHVLAQAVTDLNTMLAPFLPQSANAVERALGGQRQIAPMPRIEEVEDLDGGPRYPIITGDYTDVPAWEHRPVTPGQTVAKPTPIFVKLDPTIAEQELERLEAAAEE